In one window of Candidatus Eisenbacteria bacterium DNA:
- the tsaB gene encoding tRNA (adenosine(37)-N6)-threonylcarbamoyltransferase complex dimerization subunit type 1 TsaB, which translates to MIGLAIEAATSHVEVALFRGERVLAHAIEEVGHGHTQRLTPLVGRVLDEAATDAAALGWVAVDLGPGSFTGVRVGIASGEGFALASGARLIGASSLAALAHGTRARRALVVPMVPGGRVDAYAGFFRADSRGLVRLMAAPRVGRLEPLLDAIREAREAAGLEDVVVVGPGAARWQSELEQAFPGATAAAHRFEGLSAIDLAHAAQLERGAAAGLPGAGDPPRPLYVRPAQAEERVRHRALAADRVVFRAFHPDDIPAVVEIEQRTFSDPWTPEFFLGELEQSQVYARVAEREGAIAGYSIAWLGEGGAHLGNIAVDSPHRRLGVGRSLLREVLAESERRGLSSLTLEVRVSNFAAQELYRVHAFRLAGLRRGYYRDTGEDALLMEWRPEYAAVGAPPV; encoded by the coding sequence ATGATCGGCCTCGCGATCGAGGCCGCGACCTCGCACGTCGAGGTTGCGCTGTTCCGTGGCGAGCGCGTGCTCGCGCACGCGATCGAGGAGGTCGGTCACGGCCACACCCAGCGCCTCACGCCGCTGGTCGGGCGGGTGCTCGACGAAGCCGCAACCGACGCGGCGGCACTCGGCTGGGTCGCCGTCGATCTGGGTCCGGGCTCGTTCACGGGTGTGCGCGTCGGCATCGCCTCGGGTGAGGGCTTCGCGCTCGCCAGCGGTGCTCGACTGATCGGCGCATCGTCGCTTGCGGCGCTCGCGCACGGCACACGCGCGCGCCGCGCGCTGGTGGTGCCGATGGTGCCGGGCGGGCGCGTCGACGCGTACGCCGGATTCTTCCGGGCCGATTCGCGCGGACTCGTCCGGTTGATGGCCGCACCTCGAGTGGGGCGACTCGAACCGCTGCTCGATGCGATCCGTGAGGCGCGCGAAGCCGCCGGGCTCGAGGACGTGGTCGTGGTCGGGCCGGGCGCGGCACGCTGGCAATCGGAGCTCGAGCAGGCGTTTCCGGGTGCAACGGCTGCCGCGCATCGATTCGAGGGCCTGTCGGCGATCGATCTCGCGCACGCCGCGCAACTCGAGCGCGGCGCGGCGGCCGGACTGCCGGGTGCCGGTGATCCGCCGCGTCCGCTCTACGTGCGTCCCGCGCAGGCCGAGGAGCGGGTGCGGCATCGGGCACTCGCGGCGGACCGCGTGGTGTTTCGCGCGTTCCATCCCGATGACATTCCGGCCGTGGTCGAGATCGAGCAGCGCACGTTTTCGGATCCCTGGACTCCGGAGTTCTTCCTGGGAGAGCTGGAGCAGTCGCAGGTGTATGCACGAGTTGCGGAGCGCGAGGGAGCGATCGCCGGCTACAGCATCGCGTGGCTCGGCGAGGGTGGGGCGCATCTGGGTAACATCGCGGTGGATTCACCGCATCGCCGGCTGGGTGTCGGTCGATCGCTGTTGCGCGAAGTGCTCGCCGAGTCGGAGCGCCGGGGTCTCTCGAGCCTCACGCTCGAAGTACGGGTTTCCAATTTCGCGGCCCAGGAGCTGTACCGCGTTCACGCCTTCCGGCTGGCGGGGCTTCGGCGCGGGTATTATCGTGACACCGGTGAAGACGCCCTTCTGATGGAGTGGCGTCCCGAGTACGCAGCCGTGGGAGCTCCCCCGGTCTGA
- a CDS encoding T9SS type A sorting domain-containing protein, with the protein MNRLRWNLLLALPLAGILALVSVTPARALTTEALLDTLQHTGFNYFWFEANPANGLVKDRSTAGSVSSIAATGFGLSAICIGIDHGWVTREQGRARIQTTLDTFRNGPQGTAASGFIGYQGWFYHWLDMNTARRTWDSELSTIDTALLLAGMIDAREYFELQDPGDSTVRATVDTIIARINFNFMRNNDVFIKMGWKPGTGFATFGNWIGYNEAMILYILSIGAPANPIPAILWQAWISGYDWRTNYGYTFIEFPPLFGHQYSHCWIDFRDIQDGYTRGKGIDYFENSRRATLAQHAYCVANPGGWAAYSDTLWGITASDIQGGYLARGAPPAQNDNGTLAPTAVGASIAFAPEIVIPTLHNMYDHWPLLWSQYGFRDAFKPATGWYGPDVLGIDQGPIVMMIENYRTGKPWQRVMKNTQVQNGLALAGFLGAVGVEPRSPVASGLALSATSPNPLRGTGSVRFRLPAAGEVDLALVDVAGRIVRRVDHGFRRAGEHVVAIEGSGLERGVYFLQLRWNGESRSQRVALLD; encoded by the coding sequence TTGAACCGGCTTCGATGGAATCTGCTTCTCGCGCTGCCTCTCGCCGGGATCCTGGCACTCGTCTCCGTCACGCCCGCGAGGGCGCTGACGACCGAGGCGCTGCTCGATACGCTTCAACACACCGGATTCAACTACTTCTGGTTCGAGGCGAACCCGGCGAACGGACTCGTCAAGGACCGCAGCACCGCGGGATCCGTGTCGAGCATCGCCGCGACCGGGTTCGGGCTCAGCGCGATCTGCATCGGCATCGATCACGGCTGGGTCACGCGCGAGCAGGGACGTGCGCGCATCCAGACCACGCTCGACACCTTTCGTAATGGCCCGCAGGGCACCGCTGCGAGCGGGTTCATCGGATATCAGGGCTGGTTCTATCACTGGCTCGACATGAACACCGCGCGTCGCACCTGGGACAGCGAGCTGTCGACCATCGACACGGCACTGCTGCTCGCCGGCATGATCGACGCGCGCGAGTACTTCGAGTTGCAGGATCCGGGTGATTCGACGGTGCGAGCCACGGTCGACACCATCATCGCGCGCATCAATTTCAACTTCATGCGCAACAACGACGTTTTCATCAAGATGGGATGGAAGCCGGGCACCGGATTCGCGACGTTCGGGAACTGGATCGGCTACAACGAGGCGATGATCCTGTACATCCTCTCGATCGGAGCGCCCGCGAACCCGATTCCGGCGATCCTGTGGCAGGCGTGGATCAGCGGCTACGACTGGCGCACGAACTACGGCTACACCTTCATCGAATTTCCGCCGCTGTTCGGACATCAGTACTCGCATTGCTGGATCGACTTCCGCGACATCCAGGACGGCTACACGCGTGGCAAGGGCATCGACTATTTCGAGAACTCGCGCCGCGCGACCCTGGCCCAGCACGCCTACTGTGTCGCGAATCCCGGCGGCTGGGCGGCCTACAGCGACACGTTGTGGGGCATCACTGCGAGCGACATCCAGGGCGGCTACCTGGCGCGCGGTGCGCCGCCGGCCCAGAACGACAACGGAACGCTCGCGCCGACCGCGGTCGGTGCCTCGATCGCGTTCGCGCCCGAGATCGTGATCCCGACGCTTCACAACATGTACGACCACTGGCCGCTGCTGTGGTCTCAGTATGGCTTCCGCGATGCCTTCAAGCCGGCGACGGGCTGGTACGGGCCCGATGTGCTCGGGATCGATCAGGGCCCGATCGTGATGATGATCGAGAACTATCGCACCGGTAAGCCCTGGCAACGCGTGATGAAGAACACGCAGGTTCAGAACGGTCTCGCGCTGGCGGGCTTCCTCGGTGCGGTCGGCGTCGAGCCTCGCTCGCCGGTCGCCAGCGGCCTCGCGCTCAGCGCCACTTCGCCCAACCCGCTGCGCGGCACCGGCTCGGTGCGCTTCCGGCTTCCGGCGGCGGGCGAGGTGGACCTCGCGCTCGTCGACGTGGCGGGTCGCATCGTGCGGCGCGTGGACCACGGCTTCCGCCGCGCCGGCGAGCACGTGGTCGCGATCGAGGGGAGCGGACTCGAGCGCGGAGTGTATTTCCTTCAGCTGCGCTGGAACGGCGAGAGCCGCTCGCAGCGCGTGGCGCTGCTGGACTAG
- a CDS encoding PorV/PorQ family protein — protein MRRALPILLAVSAFVVAHTTPAHAQSKVGTATGQFLLIEPSARLAGMGNAGSTAHDEILAAYYNPAAIGYFKTRGAQFTHALWFADISYDHAAVALPLGGLGSLYASLTSLNSGDIAVRTVGQPLGTGELYRVSDVSFSVGYGRLITDLFSLGVQMHYLQESIFNTSARTFAMSAGTLYRLSDQGLEIGSSLNYFGTSSRFSGRDLAILYDADPDEYGDNGNLPADQTTGRFPVPVLFRVGIGLPVRLTPAQKLRLAIDAYHPSDDTESISLGGEWAYRDVVALRTGYQNLFQQDSELGLTFGAGFQSRVGDYKVRADYAWADHRRLDATHRITVGVNY, from the coding sequence GTGAGGCGCGCGCTCCCGATCCTGTTGGCGGTCTCGGCGTTCGTGGTCGCTCACACCACACCGGCGCACGCGCAGAGCAAGGTCGGCACGGCAACCGGACAGTTCCTGCTGATCGAGCCGAGCGCCCGGCTTGCCGGCATGGGGAATGCGGGCTCGACCGCGCACGACGAGATCCTGGCCGCCTACTACAACCCGGCGGCGATCGGCTACTTCAAGACGCGCGGGGCTCAGTTCACTCACGCGCTGTGGTTCGCCGACATCTCCTACGACCATGCCGCGGTGGCGTTGCCGCTCGGCGGCCTCGGCAGCCTCTACGCGAGCCTGACCTCGCTCAACTCGGGCGACATCGCGGTGCGCACGGTCGGCCAGCCGCTCGGCACCGGCGAGCTCTACCGGGTCTCGGACGTCTCGTTCTCGGTCGGCTACGGGCGCCTGATCACCGACTTGTTCTCGCTCGGCGTGCAGATGCACTACCTGCAGGAGAGCATCTTCAACACCTCGGCACGCACCTTCGCGATGAGCGCGGGCACGCTCTACCGGCTCAGCGACCAGGGTCTCGAGATCGGGTCGAGCCTCAACTACTTCGGCACCAGCTCGCGGTTCAGCGGACGCGATCTCGCGATCCTCTACGACGCGGACCCCGACGAGTACGGCGACAACGGCAATCTGCCGGCCGACCAGACGACCGGTCGTTTCCCGGTGCCGGTGCTGTTCCGCGTCGGAATCGGGCTGCCGGTGCGACTGACCCCGGCCCAGAAGCTGCGCCTCGCGATCGACGCGTACCACCCCAGCGACGATACCGAGAGCATCAGTCTCGGCGGCGAATGGGCGTATCGTGACGTGGTCGCGCTGCGCACCGGCTATCAGAACCTGTTCCAGCAGGACTCGGAACTCGGCCTCACCTTCGGGGCCGGATTCCAATCGCGGGTCGGCGACTACAAGGTGCGTGCCGACTACGCGTGGGCGGATCACCGCCGGCTCGACGCGACGCACCGCATCACCGTGGGAGTGAACTATTGA
- the tsaE gene encoding tRNA (adenosine(37)-N6)-threonylcarbamoyltransferase complex ATPase subunit type 1 TsaE: MTLRTPSAAETSACGLRLAAAFEVGDVVALEGPLGAGKTRFVEGLARGLECKARVRSPSFSLVNEYAGRVTLIHLDLYRLEHGELEGLGLEEYVERGVLAVEWGERLTERWLREALRIRIRSESEDRRALEASAAAGRGLVLLEAWRAIEREAGSDTAAGTIRGEVADAE; encoded by the coding sequence GTGACCCTTCGCACTCCATCAGCCGCCGAGACTTCGGCCTGCGGTCTGCGCCTGGCGGCAGCCTTCGAGGTCGGCGACGTCGTGGCGCTCGAGGGCCCGCTCGGAGCCGGCAAGACCCGCTTCGTCGAGGGGCTGGCGCGTGGCCTCGAGTGCAAGGCCAGGGTTCGCAGCCCGTCGTTCTCGCTCGTGAACGAATACGCGGGACGCGTGACGCTGATCCACCTCGACCTCTACCGCCTCGAGCATGGCGAACTGGAGGGCCTCGGACTCGAGGAGTATGTCGAGCGCGGCGTGCTCGCGGTCGAGTGGGGTGAGCGGCTGACGGAGCGATGGCTGCGCGAGGCGTTGCGAATCCGAATCCGTTCAGAGTCCGAGGATCGGCGCGCGCTCGAGGCGAGCGCTGCCGCAGGGCGCGGGCTGGTGCTGCTCGAGGCGTGGCGCGCCATCGAGCGCGAAGCGGGATCCGATACCGCTGCCGGCACGATCCGCGGCGAAGTCGCGGACGCGGAATGA